One window of Pelobates fuscus isolate aPelFus1 chromosome 9, aPelFus1.pri, whole genome shotgun sequence genomic DNA carries:
- the B3GALT9 gene encoding beta-1,3-galactosyltransferase 9 has product MQVTFCRLRTHQWCFILFNIVLFHALLFGADFMEEYFLQSPPFSYTDAKFMEIREQARKLDLHLMKDNISKSYLISGPDVCSERDVFLLSVVFCSPENKTRRRTIRDTWGNVTAYKGRAVITIFALGMPVSETIQSEIVNESQIYRDIIEGSFLDTYHNKTLKMIMMIEWVVTFCPTARFVLKTDQNMFVNIKSLADYLLGLETNSEDLYTGRVIHQSLPDKDPQSPNFVPVSSYSETYYPDYCSGAAMVMSQDVVRKVYLVSELVTTLVPSDVFVGICALRAGILSTHSSRFSGARHIRYNRCCYKFIFSSSIEDDRELSSAWRDMNEGEDCTVMKTYYGLVSCKVWTYIDKLNYFNKDIKDSALSF; this is encoded by the exons ATGCAG GTAACATTCTGCCGGCTACGTACTCACCAATGGTGTTTCATCCTATTCAATATTGTCCTCTTCCATGCCCTCCTATTTGGAGCAGACTTCATGGAGGAATATTTTCTTCAGTCTCCTCCCTTTTCCTACACAGATGCAAAATTCATGGAAATTCGAGAACAGGCCAGAAAATTGGACTTGCATCTCATGAAAGACAATATATCCAAGTCATATTTAATTAGTGGTCCAGATGTGTGCTCGGAACGAGATGTCTTCTTGCTATCTGTAGTCTTCTGTAGCCCTGAAAATAAGACCAGGAGGAGGACAATCAGAGATACTTGGGGTAATGTAACAGCCTACAAAGGTAGGGCTGTTATCACAATCTTTGCTTTGGGGATGCCGGTCTCGGAAACCATCCAATCTGAAATTGTCAATGAATCACAAATATACCGCGACATAATTGAAGGAAGCTTTCTGGATACCTATCACAACAAAACATTGAAGATGATCATGATGATAGAATGGGTGGTTACCTTCTGCCCCACTGCTAGGTTTGTTCTTAAGACTGATCAAAATATGTTTGTCAACATAAAAAGCTTGGCTGACTATCTGCTTGGTTTGGAAACAAATTCTGAAGATCTGTACACTGGACGAGTGATCCACCAAAGTTTACCAGACAAGGATCCACAGAGTCCCAACTTTGTCCCAGTATCATCTTACTCAGAAACATACTACCCGGATTACTGCAGTGGGGCTGCCATGGTCATGTCTCAAGATGTGGTCCGTAAGGTCTATCTTGTGTCAGAGCTGGTCACCACTTTAGTACCATCTGATGTCTTTGTTGGCATTTGTGCTCTAAGAGCAGGAATTCTTTCTACTCATAGTTCTCGATTTTCAGGCGCACGGCACATCAGATATAACAGATGTTGCTACAAATTCATTTTCTCTTCTTCCATAGAGGATGACAGAGAACTGTCTTCTGCTTGGAGAGATATGAATGAGGGAGAAGACTGTACCGTGATGAAAACGTACTATGGCCTAGTGTCCTGTAAAGTCTGGACATACATAGATAAGCTCAATTATTTTAACAAGGACATAAAGGATAGTGCATTATCTTTCTAA